The Haladaptatus cibarius D43 genome includes a region encoding these proteins:
- a CDS encoding aminotransferase class V-fold PLP-dependent enzyme, with amino-acid sequence MPTQTIYEELGVPHVVNATGTKTRIGGSRIRPEAVEAMARASGSFVRLSDLQARASELIADVTGAEAGYVASGASSALALGAAACIAGDDLGTMTRLPDTDGVADEIVVPRTHRTGYDHALRAVGARIVDVGTNDKHLGTGSRNVEPWEIGDAIGEDTAAVAYIEKSYTEPPLEVVCEIAHDHGVPVIVDAAAELPPTSNFEAFVDAGADLVAFSGGKAIRGPQTTGILAGRDDLIESVAAQHLDMHAAEQVWEPARELVDPDRLGGVPRQGIGRPMKVGKEELVGLIRALELFVEEDHDALVEEWLGRSRRIATDLEAVAGFDTSLTADDKTAVAPEVVVSVDADTAGISATDVVGGLRREEPRVFVGADALPAGKFTVNPMCLTDEEAEYAVERIVAQVEQ; translated from the coding sequence ATGCCAACCCAGACTATCTACGAGGAGTTAGGCGTCCCACACGTCGTCAACGCGACCGGCACGAAGACCCGCATCGGTGGCAGTCGTATTCGCCCGGAAGCGGTCGAAGCGATGGCTCGCGCGTCCGGGTCGTTCGTTCGCCTCTCCGATTTGCAGGCGAGAGCAAGTGAACTGATAGCGGACGTGACTGGCGCCGAAGCGGGCTACGTCGCGTCCGGCGCGTCGAGCGCGCTCGCGCTCGGAGCGGCCGCCTGCATCGCGGGTGACGACCTCGGAACGATGACGCGGCTCCCAGACACCGACGGTGTCGCCGACGAAATCGTCGTTCCGCGCACCCACCGCACCGGGTACGACCACGCGCTCCGCGCGGTCGGCGCGCGCATCGTTGACGTCGGGACGAACGACAAGCACCTCGGCACCGGGTCGCGGAACGTCGAACCGTGGGAAATCGGGGACGCCATCGGAGAGGACACCGCGGCGGTCGCCTACATCGAAAAGTCCTACACGGAACCGCCCCTTGAGGTGGTGTGCGAAATCGCCCACGATCACGGCGTTCCAGTCATCGTGGATGCCGCCGCCGAACTCCCGCCGACGAGCAACTTCGAGGCGTTCGTGGACGCCGGTGCGGACCTCGTCGCGTTCAGCGGTGGGAAGGCGATTCGCGGCCCGCAGACCACGGGAATCCTCGCCGGTCGGGACGACCTCATCGAATCGGTGGCCGCCCAGCACCTCGACATGCACGCCGCCGAGCAGGTGTGGGAACCCGCGCGAGAACTCGTGGACCCCGACCGCCTCGGGGGCGTCCCCCGACAGGGAATCGGCCGCCCGATGAAGGTCGGCAAGGAGGAACTCGTCGGACTGATTCGCGCGCTCGAACTGTTCGTCGAAGAAGACCACGACGCGCTCGTCGAGGAGTGGCTCGGACGTTCGCGGCGAATCGCCACCGACCTCGAAGCGGTCGCAGGGTTCGACACGTCGCTCACGGCCGACGACAAAACAGCCGTCGCCCCGGAAGTAGTAGTTTCGGTGGACGCAGACACCGCAGGCATCTCGGCGACCGACGTTGTCGGCGGACTCCGCCGCGAGGAGCCCCGCGTGTTCGTCGGCGCGGACGCGCTCCCCGCGGGCAAATTCACGGTCAACCCGATGTGTCTCACCGACGAGGAGGCCGAGTACGCCGTCGAACGCATCGTCGCACAAGTCGAACAGTGA
- a CDS encoding glutamine amidotransferase has product MTNVLLAGESWVTVQFEIKGKNVLRDSQYGEVADRFIDTLESIGASVTYQPCHVAAESFPRTNEALSEYDLVILSDVGADTLQITRQVADGETDADRCAVLAEWVREGGALGMVGGYMSFAGKGGQARYGTTALADVLPVEIETGDDRVETPDGAVPRNAGVPGADLPEEWPHVLGYNRTTAKPGADVWATVRGDPFLTVGDYGDGSSFAYATDCAPHWAPEGLLSWDRLPTLWNRVIDRVT; this is encoded by the coding sequence ATGACGAACGTCCTCCTCGCCGGTGAGTCGTGGGTGACAGTACAGTTCGAAATCAAGGGTAAAAACGTCCTTCGGGACAGCCAATACGGCGAAGTCGCCGATCGGTTCATCGACACGCTCGAATCGATCGGCGCGTCGGTGACCTACCAGCCGTGTCACGTCGCGGCCGAGTCGTTCCCGAGAACCAACGAAGCTCTGTCGGAGTACGACCTCGTGATTCTCAGTGACGTGGGCGCAGACACGCTCCAGATAACCCGCCAGGTCGCCGACGGCGAAACGGACGCAGACCGTTGTGCGGTGCTTGCCGAGTGGGTCAGAGAGGGCGGCGCGCTCGGTATGGTCGGTGGCTACATGAGTTTCGCAGGAAAGGGAGGACAAGCCCGCTACGGAACGACCGCACTGGCGGACGTGCTGCCAGTCGAAATCGAAACTGGTGACGACCGCGTGGAGACGCCCGACGGGGCTGTCCCTCGGAACGCGGGCGTACCGGGTGCCGACCTTCCCGAGGAGTGGCCACACGTTCTGGGATACAACCGAACAACGGCGAAACCGGGTGCGGACGTCTGGGCGACGGTTCGGGGCGACCCGTTCCTTACAGTTGGCGATTACGGCGACGGCAGTTCGTTCGCATACGCGACCGACTGTGCACCCCACTGGGCGCCGGAGGGGTTGCTCTCGTGGGACCGACTTCCGACCCTCTGGAACCGCGTCATCGACCGCGTCACGTAG